The genomic region CTTTGAACATACATTAGGCCGTTCCGTGTTGTGCTGTTGTGTCAAGGCGTTAGCGTCAAGCGTCAAGGAAAACGATGGCGATAAAATACACTAACATTTTCTCGACAAAAATTTCCTGTTTGCGGGTGAACACAAAAAAACTAGGAAAGTCTAgggaaaatgagagagagagagggaactaCATGCATATACTTCTTACTCCCTAAGCTGGCGCGCACACGGAGCAAAGAAAATTTCTGTCAACCCTCGCTAACGGATCAAGCTGCGGACTGGAGGTGTGCACGAGTAGAATCCATTATACTGTACATTATGTTATTATGTGTAACATTCGTTTGTTATGATTATGATATATACGATTTTCTCATATGTAAAccaagaaattattgaaaacgAAAGTTCAATAATTATTCAATCTAGAGAAATGTATATGCAGAAATCGTaacatatgtatgtattatatagTTTTGAATTACATACATATTAGCACACGTGTAGCTCCAACTCTTGACCACTCTGGGCCATAGCTTGCTAAGCAGTCGAAGACGAGGACAGAAATTGTTTCACTTTGATTGGCTgatgatttaatgctaagcatAATTCACTGCGGATTAGATGTGCAGTAAAATTGTGAGTACTGCACAGTTACAGTCCGCAGCTTGATCCGTTAGCGAGAGTTGATGtagaaattttctttgctctgattggctgacgattcacTGCTAAATCAGGATCCACTACGGATTATAGATGCGCAGTAAAATAATGGGTTTGTGCGCGTCAACTTAGGGAGTAAGAAAAGCGTGCAGGAGTACTAGCTGGTACTATTACTGTACATATAAAAACGCTTGCTTAAAGAGGGAGAGAAACGTACACAGGAATTGGAGCTATGTAGCGTAGCGCATTCATACAACATAGGATTTTTCTTAACCAATCGTAATGCGAATTGTATCAGCTACGTATATAACCGACCAATCAGAAGGACGCTTCACGTGTATGTATGCACAtgtgcatgtatgtatgtagcTTTCCGGCACTTGTAGAAACGCATCAAATGTTCTTCCGGTTGTGACCGTGGTGTTAAACGGTTAACGTAAGTTTGCTGAAATCTAAATCGATTCCAATCGAATTGCAGCAATCGGTTTCAACGTTATATTTTCTATCGGTTCATTTCAGTTATCTCCTCGTTTATGACTCAACACATTCTTTTCATTTTCAAACGAGATTAACAATTAGACTTCCAACGATAGTGGTCAATCTATTTGTACTGTTGTTTTTATTGAAAGCAGCCATGTGATTTCTTTTGACATTTACTATAATAATTCCTGATAATAAGCTACAGTGAACAATTTCTTTGTCTATACAGGAAACCAGCAACAATGAAATTCAATCGACTCGTTACTTCTTCGCGTAGAAAAAATAGGAAAAGGCATTTCACGGCACCCTCTCACAttcgtagaaggcttatgtcaGCACCTCTTTCCAAAGAATTACGACAGAAGTACAATGTGCGTTCTATGCCGATTCGCAAAGATGATGAAGTACAGGTATACTTGTTCATTTAAATGGCAACGGTGATACGGTTTTTCTATAATTTCGTTTTATGAAACGTATTTTGCTCTATTAAAGGTAGTTCGTGGTCACTACAAAGGACAACAAGTTGGCAAAGTGGTTCAAGTATACAGAAAGAAATTTGTCATATACATAGAAAGAATACAGCGTGAAAAAATTAATACTGCCAGTGTATACGTTGGTATCGAtccatccaaggtaaagagcAATTTTTAGCTTGACGCATACATAATTGTTTCATTGTGATCGATGATGAATTAAACCATTCACATAGAACGGGACAAATAGCTAGATAAATGGATCGGTGCTCAGGGTTCTCCTTTGCATTGATAAATTTATATTGCTTAGTCCTTTTGCTGCAGACAAATTGGCACTGATACATTCGCTGTAGTATAAGAGTTTCCATAGTATAAGACGATCGCTATCATATCCAAATTTATTTGCTTTTATAGACTGTTATCGTCAAGCTGAAGATGGATAAAGATCGCAAGAAAATTATAGACAGGCGAAGTAAGGGCAGGTTAGCTGCTTTAGGTAAAGACAAAGGAAAATATACAGAGGACTCGACTGCTGCCATGGAAACGTCATAAATTTATGTCGCattttatttctgtatttcaATAAACACATTAACATTTCAAATCGTATTTAATTATTTGATCATGAAAACAACTTTTGTGGAATGCAATGATAAATCAATCCAGttcttttgttttttttattacaaaaagTAGATTGCagtcttatttttataaatattacttCCTTAGAACTAAATCGGTATCTCTGTATCATCGTCTATTTcaatatttgtacatttgttagatGATTTTTCTGATGCTGTTCTCACTACTTTCTGGTATGCAACGAATCTCTTCATTGATTTCATATTAACTGAAAGGAAAAAAAGATGTAGCACACGTTCAAAGTGCAGAAAAAACATTGATTGAGAAACTTGTGGAATATCTTACCTGCCTTGTAATTTGTATGAGATTTCCCAGTGTTGAGTACACCAAACATTTGATCCGTATCGTTAAATGCAATTCTATATTTATGTTCTCCAAGTTTAAGCTTCTTTTTCGTTAAAACAAATTTTTGTTCCAATAGTTCAGTTTCAAGTACCTAAATTTAAAACAACACTATGTCAAATatgttcaatttttatttttgtgcTAGTAAACATACGTATAACTTACTACAGAAGGAATTTCTAACAGGAAAACATTGTTTTCTTGTAGATCTTTCAAAGTGACAGAAGGTAAGGCAGTTTCATATATTAAGTTTTCCTTTTCCATTAATTCCTGTAACTgtataaaaaacaaaaaaaacattgaaagaaagaaacaaataCTGTAAAGTAACATGACATAatgctatttttttatttcgtacATTTTTCGGTCTGGTTTGCATTATTGAATTCTTGAATGTAGATTGTGTTGTAGTTTCATCGTTTTTATTAGTTCTTTCAGTCTTATCATTCTTTACAAAAAGTTTCTcaagttttttattttcttcggaAGTATCGCTTTCATTATTTGAATAATGTACACTTTGTTTGAAAGAGTTTTGTgaacttgttttttttttaccagAACAGTCTAATGCGTTTTTACATTTGTTACTATTTACTTCTACCGATCTTATCAATTGTACAGATTCCTCGTTGTTGATATGCTTCTCTCTTAAGTAAATATTTTTTCCTTTACTACTGTTTTTAAATGcataatttttatgttttttaaaTCTATTACTATTTTGTAGAGACAATCTGTGTTTGAAACTCATGTTTCCATCTTGGCTATCCGATAAGTCGGAGGATTCTTTTGCTcgtttaaataatttgtttctcatatttTCTGTGTTACAATATTCATTATCATCGTCGCTGAGACTAGACTCGCTATCTACGGTCAGGTTAAACCTTTTCATTTGCTGCGATCGTCTTTTGAACACAGGTGACGTGCTATCTTCTGCATTATGTTCGGTATATATAGGATCCATTACTTTGTTACTAACAGGACTATCATCGGCTTTTGAGTCGAAAAATGTATCCAACGATAAAATGCTATCCGATATAATTCTGTATCTCCTCTTAATAATTTTGGTGCCAGTAACTTTTGGTTGCAATTTTATTCTCTCTACTTTgttttcttcctcttctttgtTGTTTGATTTTTTAGGTGTAACTAATGCTGTACATTGAGAGGCTGTAGTATCTGATATATCATGAATATCGGACGCTACGTTGTCAGTATTTGATAAGGTTGTCTCAACCGTGGAGACACTTTTAAAATTGGCTGCAGGTGATGTTAAATTTGTATTTTCACAAATGTCTTGTACTTTTCTTTGTTTTCTTGCATAAACATCTTTTCCATTGTCCTGAAATTCTTCTTCTGAATCTTCATCGATACCAGAATCCTTGAGTTGATTTGTCTTCCCATTAAATAAAGACTGCATTTTTAAGGAATCGCTATTTTTAATTTCATCCACAGACTCTTCTTGAACTTTTAAATATCCAACCGTCACTGTAGTATCACTTTGTTTTAAGTTTGCATTTGTATTTGTAGGAAGTTCACAGACACCTTGAACTGTCATAGATGTAGAATCttgttttaaacaatttaattcttttttacACTCGAGTGTTTTAGTATCAATCTTCTTATTCAACTTTTTATATACACCATTACTTCTGTGTTCTTCTTTTTCTATTAACTTTGTATTGTCCTTACTTATTTCCTCTTCTTTATCAATGTTACATGTTACATCGTTGAAACACATTTCTGTAATACGTGTCTCTTGATCTAACAATTTTGTACTCTTTTCGCTAACGGCTTTATTAGAACTGCTTGCAAAAGTTTTATGATTAGTAGtttcatttaaattatttgatttGCTTTCTTGAATATTATGTTCCAGAGAACATGTTGAACTtacatctttttttttaacgataTCTTGCCAACCTAGATTTGTGTTACtggatgatttattttcggattgTTGAACATTTGTTTTTCTACTTACTACACTTAATATATTACTGTCGCTAACATCAAGCTCTGCTTCATAAAGATGATCTGTGTCCATGCGAGTGATGTGTGTCATATAATTTGTTATAGACAAGTCGGATTTATGCAAAACGCTATAATCATTGTCTGAAAGACCGTCATTATCGTCGATGTCACTATTATTCGATAAATTCCGAAGAATTGCTGTCTTTATTTTAACGTACTCTCTATAGTTTTTTAAAGTGTAGAGATGTTTAATCGTAGTATTCATAACTTTAGTTCGGCGACATAACCTTTTAGAGGGTATTAATTTGTGTATGAAAGAGAGATTCCTCATTCTTTTCGTTACTGTATTTGGTACTATTTGCCAACTAATTTCATCGAGACCCATTTTACCGAAAtatttcttttactttgaaaggAATCTAGCCGAAATTTTTggcaaatttaaaaatattctttttaagGAACACCATTTAAAGTGAACAATAATAAATTCACGTATATACTATAAAGATAGCACACGAGTAGGCACGTTATTAACAGATTACACTGAGAAACTGCAAACTTTACAGTATTCCTTAGATATAAGTTAAAAACAAATATGGATAAAAAACTCGCGTAAGCGTTGCTTACGATTTTTTAAACACCCATGCGCCGATATGACACATGCACCCAACCATACTGCCAATAGCCGGGAACAGCGTTCCCAAATTTCCAAGTTTCACGTTGCACACTGTGGTTGGCAATGATGTCAGGGACAATCAGGGAGTCTGCTCGAAATTTGCTTGCCAATAGATTCCAATGGCAATCCATTGGCATTATTCAATCCCATTTGTGGGGCCTCCTTTGGTCTCCCCTCCATGACTCGAAGCAGATTCTAAGTAAAATCCCTGACATCGAGACGTCACTGTTGTTGCACAGATTACACATACCCATGACCTTGGACAACTTCAGGTCCGTTCCCGTGACCACCCCGCGCGTGACACTTGATTTGCAAGCGCACCTGGAAAACACAATCGTTACTACATCTACATAAcatatgtatgtgtgtatgtatgtatgtatgtatgtgtaaaCTAATCATTACTATTTATTTgacaaacattttattttattttatttgacaaATTATCGAAGATAATGTACATATTATGTACCATAGTATGTATACTGTATCCATATTGAGTCGATTTACTCCTGCGCCACTCTGGGCCGCGGCTTGCTAAACAATCGAAGATGGGGGACAGAAATTGCTTTGATCTGATTGGTCGACGATTCACTGCTAAAACAAGATTTACCACGAATTGGTTACGCAGTAAAATTGTGGGTATACAAGCACTTGCTTAGAGAGGAAGAAGAACGTATAGGAATTGGAAGTGGTACAGACTTGTCTACGTACACATTATATACACATTTGTTTACCATTAAAGTGgccaataaaaaaataaattgaaaaggaAAACGAATGAAGTGTGTCTAATGTGTAGAGCTCAGtttaattttctgaaaaattgtTAGATAAATGAGAATGTTATCAGAATTTGCCTTGTTTTTTTCCAGAAATTAGATAATTTTATGTAGGAAAAATAGCATTTGTAATGATATTTCGTTGCAAAAGAACTGAGAAATAAATTTTACTGCGATACTGAAAAAGATTAATTATAGTAGAACTATAGTAAATATTTTGCATAATCAACATACCAAAATAATGAAAAGTATTTATTTCTGAAAACTGTCATGACTGCTGTTACTATATAAATATCACCTCACCCATATTCTGTATGTACAGTGAAAATGTTGTCTCGTCTCAATGGAACTTTACCATTTAAATGTATGTATTCGAGGCTGAATGCGTGCGTCGCGCGCTTGTGTGTACACACACAGGTAacgactatatatatatatattgttagtGCGAGGATCGATGGGTGCATATATGTGCACATATGACTAATACATACATGGCATTTATACATgggtacatatatatacatatatagatatatgAACAATGATGCAAACGCAAACGAAAGAAAGGCAAAAGTGGAGGGAGTGAAAGGATGGAagcaaaagaaaagaaataaagcgACTATCAAAACATTTTATAATTGCTTTGACTTGTTAGGTGCATAGGGGATAGTCAACTAGTGAGAAATTGTAAACTCAAGTTGTTGAAAATTATTCAATTGTAGGATAGTGTTTAAGAATATGTTTTGTAGTTGAGTAATGATAACGATATATGTATGTAGTGCGTACAAGAAAGAGGTACAAGAATGCAGAAAGAACGCCGCCGCGATTCGTGGTGTAAACGAACTACGAGGAATTTTCTATTGAATTTGACCATCGATGACCAATATACGCGATCGTTCAACGGTAAAAAGAAGTTATTTGATTTTGATATACTTCATTCCTTTCGTAGGAAGTAAAAAGGATTCATTGGACCGGATACAGGCAAAGACGGTTCGAGATACTTTTCGGTTTGTGAAAGTGTTggttcgatgataattttaTTTGTAGATTTAGTGAATATTAATGAAAAGAAAACTCAAGAATGCATCAAAACCGAAGGAAGAAAAAGCGAGTGAATTATGGTGTAAGGACAGTGGAGGTATTGCGCGGATCGAAAGGGTTCGGTTTTACTATTTCGGGGCAGCAACCTTGCATTTTGAGTTGCATTGTACCAGGAAGTCCAGCTGAAAATGCAGGATTACGAGCTGGTGATTATTTAGTATCAGTCAATGGTCATAATGTTAGTAAGGTGCCTCACGATGATGTTGTACAGCTAATTGGCCGTTCTAAAGGTATTCTAAGGTTACAAATTGCTGAAAATTATTATTCTGATTCTTCGGATGAAGAAGGTGTTGCAACAGTGCGCTGTAGGCCTAAATACACACATAAACCACGTACTAGTAACATGGGAGCGCTGCAACTGCAATGTAGAGTTGCCAAAGTTGTAAGAGATCTACAGAGTGGCGTTATGTTCGATACAACAGAAAGAACATCGAATGACTTACAGAACCAAGAAAATTATAGCAGTTTACAATATCGCTGGGATATGTCTAGTCCTCTTCCACCTCCACCTCCGCCAGCTTCTCACAAAAGAGACTCTGAGAAAATAGTGCATAGAACGGTAGTTGGTTATTTGGGAACAATAGATATTCCAAACCAGTTGCATCCTTCTTGTATGATGCAGGTAATACGAACGTACGAAAGAGAGCTATTATATTGTATCGAATTTATTCTaccattaaaatttatttattatttcaggtTTTGAAAAAATGCATTAAGCGCTTGAAAGCAGAGAAAAGAAATCCTACTACGGTGCTCTTAACTATACACGTGGCAAATATAAAACTTACCAATTCAGAAAATCATATTATAGCGGAATATCCTTCTTATAGGataatattttgtaattcttTTTCTGAACAGGATAAACAGTATTTCGGTATACTGACTAAATCTGTTAAAGATAAAGAAAacattgtttcaaattcatgtcatgtttttacaatttattataaattgattGATCACGCTGTACATTCCAGTGCGTGTAATATATTTGGATTTACATGTACCAAAACATCTGAATTAAATGTTTGTCAAGAGTTTCCTGACAGTTGTAATAGTCTCATCGGCGCGATACAAACTTTGTACATATCAGATTCCACGAGTACGGATGCAAACTCTTACAATGAGATACGAAGACATCAAGACGCGTCTTCTCCGCAGCCCAGTAACATAAGTACGTCTACGGCACATTCGAGTAACAGTGATTCTGGAATTGGATTCAAAGATGATTGTACTAGCCGTTTGGATAAAAGTAATGCGCAAGATGTCTCCCGAAGAAGGTGCTATCCTAATTCAGAGTATAAGGTACTTTGATTATAATTATCAATTCAGATGATATTAAAAATTCCTTGTATACGTTTGATGTTGGAGGttacaaaaaaaagaagaagatcataaatgaaataaagaaaataaaaaattggaATATCACGATAAATTGTAAGGAACATTGGTGCTTGGAATAAGTTTGATATATTTTCAGGACGTATGTGCACATCCTCCAAAAACGTACGGTAACGCGGCCATTGACTTTCGATTGACTGTTCGAGCTGTCTCGAACGCATGCCAGACTGAAAGAAACGAGTCTGAAGCGTGTAAAAATAATACGGAATTGTCTCATGAAAATGTCGTGTTCGATGATTTCTGCAATGGAATAAGTGTATGCACGGCATCGGTAAAGGATCACGAGGTACATTCCGACTTAAAAAAGGAATCGAAGAGGGGGAATTTGCCCACCTGTCCATTACCATCTGCTTCGACTGTGAAGCAGGGGTTGGTTAGTTCGTCCGTTGGCTCGCTCGCATCTGTTTGTACTACCGCGATGCTGCATGGCATAGAAGATCGTGTTGAACCGTGCGacaatgaaatatttaaatcgAACCCGTTACTCGCATTTACGCAATTAACAGAATCGAAAGAAACGGATAATCGGGATAAATTTAGTCCAAAAGTATTTTCTGGTATCTCGAAATCTTTAGTGCATAGTTTTGAAGATCTAAAAGCAAGTATGGATTATGCTCGACCCTTGTGCCAAACTTATTCGGATAAATCGGATAATTCACGACCTTGGGGAAGTTTACAAGAAATTCGTAACATTGGAAACTGCATCGAGGACACCTGCATGGTAAGATTTATTTGGTTACATATTTTTCTAGAACATATATTTTTTTACGATGCGATCGATTCATTTTAAAGTGATTGATCGgtatacttgcagtataaatgtatttcaataaaattaaatatttctgaAGAAGATATATTCCGAAAAGAGAAAAGAATTGCAAGGTAGTTTGCCCATGTGCAATGTGCTCTAACATTGATATGTTAGAAAAACTACACGTGTGTATGTAGTTttagaatattttaataaagtgaatataaaatttgaaaattctcacaaacaaacgaacaaactgacagaCTGAGAGACTGAATTGACCGAACGACCGAACGACCAACCGAGAGATTAACCAACCGACCGAGTAAATCGGATAACAGTGGGAGGGGATGAGCGCGAGCGAGAAAAGAAAAGGAGTAAGAGAGGGAGAAGGAAATGAAGTTCGGGACGTTCGGGTTCGGGCACTTCGGACGAATATATATGATCGTGGTTGTGTGCAGTGTGCACATGAGAGTGACATGTTGAGCTCCAAATGAACGTGCGTTGATTGTAACACTTACGATAGAGCATCGATCAATGCACGATGAGATTAAAACTCGCTATTTTGAGATTTCATTGATCGTACTATGTTTTATTCGGTAGTGAGTTGATTGGTCGGATAGTGTCGGTTGTGTTAGTGTTCGTGGTGTTTCGCTGATGAGCACTGCTCGGAAAGCGCCGTGCGTAGAATTACAATTGTCAACGGTGCACCGGTGCAGCTGGGCGGAGCCCTTATTAATACGGATTCGGGGCAATGTTTTCTATGGAAATAATTCGAGGAAAACACGCCTCGTAAGCTAATCGTTtcgatataagtaatttattagCTTTTTCCTCGATAAATGGGATCGTGGCGCGACTATACAGAGGAATACGATCTTCGGTCACGACATGGACACCGAGGTGAAATCGGTACGTGGGGTACAGGACGGTCAATACTGTTCCATTGCTTCGTTCATTTTGTTCTATTATTAAGAatatgaaacaaaatcatttcatGTTTTTTCTTTATTCGACTATTATGGACCTATTGAATGAATTTCGGtagaaataattgtaaaatcgaTTCGACATATCGATCGTTGTTTCCACGCGACAAGATTCCAAGAATTTTAGATGACATTCCGTTCCTCGAATCATGGCGTAATATTACGTTCATTTCTCCGTTATTGACTTGTTGCGACAGTTCGTTGTCAGTTAGTATTCGAGTTTCGAGTTTCGAGATACAAACTTCGAGTGTCGAGTATACAATCGAACATATGCGTTGATGATGGTAACAGTGTCAATGAAGAAAATGAGAAAACCTTTGAAATTATTTGTTACGTGTGTTGAGAAGGCTACTCCTCATTCCCACGCTCTGTTTTTACTTCTCTCTTTACACGCTTTGGCTCGTCAAGCCGCTTACGAGCACGTAGGACTCGTCCGGTTAGTATAATTAATAAGAAACTTAAACGAAATCACGATAAACAGTTCTTGTGATCTGTTTGTTGAAAATTCTGcatgtgtatgtatatatgacACTTATGTATACGAtgtatgaatatgaatacgaTTTGATTGTATAATATTGGCATTAAatcgataaatttattttataacacGCCAAAAAAATTCGATTGCTTAACGTAGAATAATTTTATATGTGATTACAATACTAAGGTTTCGCGAGGTTTTGACGACGAAATTGCGCAAGCGCTGGATTGTTCCCCTTTATGACTTGTTAACTCGCAGCTAACGACGTTGATCAGCAAGgtaaaattttttaatatttctttggtTGTAGCACGGCAGTACGGAATTGTGTGACAAAAACACCGATTACAAAGGTATACATGCATGGGCTAATGGTTTTGAGAAATTATTGGAAGATCCAAAAGGGTTGCAAACATTTGCGGTAAGTGCATAATATTTCCAACTGTAGCGATACTGTACTCTACATCTAATATTCTTTTAAAGGAATTTCTAAAGAAGGAGTTCAGTCATGAAAACATTTATTTTTGGGCTGCCTGTGAGAGATACAAAGACACTAGAGATATTGTTACACGTCGCAAGTTGGCTAGTCAAATCTACCAACGTCATTTATCGAATACAGCTTCCGAACCTGTAAACGTCGATAGTCATGCTGCTGGCCAAATAACCGTAGAGCTTCTTGGTGAAGCTCCAGCCAATCTATTTCTGCAGGTGAGTACATCGTGTATTTATCGAGTAACATACGTATATTCTGCTCGGTTATTATTCGGTCTATCGTCCATATAttattcgtttattagaagATGATACGAACACGATTGTTCTGACTTTTGTTATTAGGCTCAGAAGCAAGTCTTTAATTTGATGAAATTCGATAGTTATCCAAGGTTTTTGAGATCAGATCTATACCGTCGTTGTATGGAAGCAGGCTGTTCGATAGTTGGCGCGGAAGACTGTGACTTAAGTCTCACCAACTCACCTAGTGTGAAATTAAAGAAGAGCCATTCAGATGCCGAAGATCGATGTAGAAAATCTATTCTTCCATGGAATAGAAAAAATAGGTAATCATCGTAATGCGTGATGTTGCATAACCGAGTCTTATGTGCTGGTTTTGTTATGATTCCTTTGTGTTTTTGCATTAGGTCTAAATCGAAAGATCGTGGGGAGACCGAGTACAGTAAAACCCCTAGTAGAAGCGATACCATTTATAAAAGTTTTACAACCATGAAGAGAGAATCCGAAGGTAATAACAACGATGACAGTATTTCTATATCTAGTAGCAGATCTTCGTTAGCTTCTTGGGATTTGGCATTGAGACAATCGTTTCACAAACATGTGAGTACTTTTGTACATTGTATCAACTGCGAATTACACGCAAACGGATACTTGATAGAACAGTTGTGTATTTATTAGTTATACAACGTAACATACGTTATGTGTGAGTTTATTGTAATTGAGTTTGTTTTACAATGCGTTGAAAAGAGATTTTCTATTTTGACAATTGTATCAACTATAAGAGTGTTTCTGAATAATTGCGAGAATCTTACTATAAAAGCACGAGTAGAAAAATTGTTGTTTGAACAAaacgataaataaatacaaCAGATGACACATAATGTGTAATAGATTAATTAAATGAATGTTGTCTTTCGAATCTACAAAATTGCTGTATGTGTGACTTGTAGTCTTTATCGTCCTACGAAGGACAGTCAAACGAATCGAAAGAAGTTCGTACCAAATGTACCGGGTTGTGTCGGGTAATATTACCCGACGGATCGACTACGGTTGTGCCAACTAGCCAAACGGAGAGTATTAAAGATGTGGTTACACGCCTCCTTGATAAAAGAGCTCTTCGATACTCTAACTATGATGTTCTAATCCTAGCCACAGACGAGGTTTGTGTTCTCTCGTATTTATTTAACGCATCTTTTGAAAATTTACTGATCTGCAGTTTCAGCCATTTTTAACTAACAAAAGcgatctcttctctctctctctctctctctctctctctctctctctctccccccccctccTTCCTTTCTATTCTGTTTCTATTATTAACTTGAATACGCGTTAGTACTGGGACGTGCTTTGCTATTTTCCACCACTTTCCTCCTTTTCCAGACACGTTTCTACCAACTAACAGTATTTGTCCTACTGTTCACCGAATATTTGGTGCTCGATGTCTGACAATAATGATATTTTGGTAAGCTATACGTGtacgtaaaaaaaaaagtgGATAATATTGTAAGAAGAACGCGTTTGGTTATATGTTGTTATTGTAAATGTATCGTAACGTGCATGCGTTATTCGGCACTGCTTTCGTAGTTGCACTCTTCAACGTGTGAAAATACCCGTACGTATAGCCGTGGATTCGAACACACGGTATGAAAATAGTTGTAACTTGATGTCTCTGACTTCTGATTGGCAAGAAATCGTTGTAAAAGCTTTGTTGCATTACCAACGTTTCATATTACTTCGTTTTATATTTTCAGACGGTAGAAGCAAAATATCCATCGTCTATACTAGCCGGTCAAGAAGTGGAAGTTGTACCAACGAAAATATTAAAGGTAGACTTACCTTCGCGTCGCGTAATAACTGTGATCGCGCATAAAGGTAGAACCCTGAAAGAAGTGCTGAAACCGCTCTTAAACAAGTATGGttttaatttaaatacaatCACCGTATGGAGCGATAATCACTGCGTTTGTATGGATATGCCAGCTATCGATGCTCCGCCTAGATTGACGTTGACGAATGTCAAAGATGAAGGTAAAACTGA from Megalopta genalis isolate 19385.01 chromosome 3, iyMegGena1_principal, whole genome shotgun sequence harbors:
- the loco gene encoding regulator of G protein signaling family member locomotion defects isoform X1, which translates into the protein MHQNRRKKKRVNYGVRTVEVLRGSKGFGFTISGQQPCILSCIVPGSPAENAGLRAGDYLVSVNGHNVSKVPHDDVVQLIGRSKGILRLQIAENYYSDSSDEEGVATVRCRPKYTHKPRTSNMGALQLQCRVAKVVRDLQSGVMFDTTERTSNDLQNQENYSSLQYRWDMSSPLPPPPPPASHKRDSEKIVHRTVVGYLGTIDIPNQLHPSCMMQVLKKCIKRLKAEKRNPTTVLLTIHVANIKLTNSENHIIAEYPSYRIIFCNSFSEQDKQYFGILTKSVKDKENIVSNSCHVFTIYYKLIDHAVHSSACNIFGFTCTKTSELNVCQEFPDSCNSLIGAIQTLYISDSTSTDANSYNEIRRHQDASSPQPSNISTSTAHSSNSDSGIGFKDDCTSRLDKSNAQDVSRRRCYPNSEYKDVCAHPPKTYGNAAIDFRLTVRAVSNACQTERNESEACKNNTELSHENVVFDDFCNGISVCTASVKDHEVHSDLKKESKRGNLPTCPLPSASTVKQGLVSSSVGSLASVCTTAMLHGIEDRVEPCDNEIFKSNPLLAFTQLTESKETDNRDKFSPKVFSGISKSLVHSFEDLKASMDYARPLCQTYSDKSDNSRPWGSLQEIRNIGNCIEDTCMHGSTELCDKNTDYKGIHAWANGFEKLLEDPKGLQTFAEFLKKEFSHENIYFWAACERYKDTRDIVTRRKLASQIYQRHLSNTASEPVNVDSHAAGQITVELLGEAPANLFLQAQKQVFNLMKFDSYPRFLRSDLYRRCMEAGCSIVGAEDCDLSLTNSPSVKLKKSHSDAEDRCRKSILPWNRKNRSKSKDRGETEYSKTPSRSDTIYKSFTTMKRESEGNNNDDSISISSSRSSLASWDLALRQSFHKHSLSSYEGQSNESKEVRTKCTGLCRVILPDGSTTVVPTSQTESIKDVVTRLLDKRALRYSNYDVLILATDETVEAKYPSSILAGQEVEVVPTKILKVDLPSRRVITVIAHKGRTLKEVLKPLLNKYGFNLNTITVWSDNHCVCMDMPAIDAPPRLTLTNVKDEDSRHELHTVKYTHDMPLAQPTLDEITNRVFEELLVGKGANKYQYNEGSCKSDDQRSEGSSILPNKFFLRDSTMHGKKKGKVKCNASEKGSANDYTSEDAVKSHPPLIAKWRNGVKLQLPGKFDGEDLYEGLKRAQRSRLEDQRGTEINFDLPDFLKNKENGKPADRCNKVRRHRIICASSSEANAKFYGSINERESCEGQGQEAVVTTSRNGNVKEEMALSTADDDCSMTLGAATSTDGNRLVVENGSGSKTTVLNSFDVRALSSIKSPKPPPLPPKPKNLVTNATKSGYVLSSKSLPKSTRTVPFGPTELSRKNIF